One Nocardioides oleivorans DNA segment encodes these proteins:
- a CDS encoding LON peptidase substrate-binding domain-containing protein — protein sequence MSDQLPMFPLNSVVFPGMSVPLHVFEDRYRMLVRHLLTVEDPAERVFGTVAIREGYEVGDHGAQSVYRVGCVLQLTEVDRRDDGTFDIVAVARERMMLEEMQRGEEFPHGVVAKLGEPEVDVPTEVLDRARSTFTAFRAAMTELQGDPFSGTLPRDPDYLAWTLSALTPLPMAERQSLLEAEDATERLELVTRLLTEELRAINVIPSLPATQVARTAWSPN from the coding sequence GTGAGCGACCAGCTGCCGATGTTCCCGCTGAACAGCGTGGTGTTCCCGGGCATGAGCGTGCCGCTCCACGTCTTCGAGGACCGCTACCGCATGCTCGTGCGGCACCTGCTCACCGTCGAGGACCCGGCCGAGCGCGTCTTCGGCACCGTCGCCATCCGCGAGGGCTACGAGGTCGGTGACCACGGCGCCCAGTCGGTCTACCGCGTCGGCTGCGTCCTGCAGCTGACCGAGGTGGACCGCCGCGACGACGGCACCTTCGACATCGTCGCCGTCGCCCGCGAGCGGATGATGCTCGAGGAGATGCAGCGCGGCGAGGAGTTCCCCCACGGCGTGGTCGCCAAGCTCGGCGAGCCGGAGGTCGACGTACCGACCGAGGTGCTCGACCGCGCGCGCTCGACCTTCACCGCGTTCCGTGCTGCGATGACCGAGCTCCAGGGCGACCCGTTCAGCGGCACGCTCCCCCGCGACCCCGACTACCTCGCGTGGACGCTGTCGGCGCTGACGCCGCTGCCGATGGCCGAGCGGCAGTCGCTGCTCGAGGCCGAGGACGCGACCGAGCGGCTCGAGCTCGTCACCCGGCTGCTCACCGAGGAGCTGCGGGCGATCAACGTCATCCCGTCGCTGCCGGCCACCCAGGTGGCGCGCACCGCCTGGTCGCCGAACTAG
- the lspA gene encoding signal peptidase II: MQAARGASLNPSDQADPERVRRRIDARLVFAAVALVAYAADLGTKQWALSALTDGDVPLIGDWFTLHLTFNPGAAFSTGTGFTIVFTCLAMVAVVVVLWLSRRLGSTGWALGLGVLLGGVSGNLTDRIFREPEPFHGHVVDFLMLPSWPVFNIADVCINIAAGVIILQTFRGIRIDGTRESHPAADGVREQDPGAA, translated from the coding sequence ATGCAAGCAGCGCGAGGAGCGTCGCTGAACCCCAGCGACCAGGCCGATCCGGAGCGGGTCCGTCGACGCATCGACGCCCGCCTCGTCTTCGCTGCAGTGGCCCTCGTGGCCTACGCCGCGGACCTCGGCACCAAGCAGTGGGCGCTGTCGGCGCTCACCGACGGTGACGTGCCCCTGATCGGTGACTGGTTCACGCTGCACCTGACCTTCAACCCGGGCGCGGCGTTCAGCACGGGCACCGGCTTCACGATCGTCTTCACCTGCCTGGCGATGGTCGCGGTGGTCGTCGTGCTGTGGTTGAGCCGGCGTCTCGGCAGCACGGGCTGGGCCCTCGGCCTGGGTGTGCTCCTCGGCGGCGTCAGCGGCAACCTCACCGACCGGATCTTCCGTGAGCCCGAGCCGTTCCACGGGCACGTGGTCGACTTCCTGATGCTCCCGAGCTGGCCGGTGTTCAACATCGCCGACGTGTGCATCAACATCGCCGCCGGCGTGATCATCCTCCAGACGTTCCGCGGCATCCGGATCGACGGCACGCGGGAGTCCCACCCGGCCGCCGACGGCGTGCGCGAGCAGGATCCCGGGGCGGCGTGA
- a CDS encoding TraR/DksA family transcriptional regulator: protein MAGTTRKSLAGTAAAAARRVIGRPAASTSASTSASSKKAAAKKAEKKAPAKKAAPAKKAAPAKKAAPAKKAAAPAKAPAKKAAPAKKAAPAAKAPAKKAAPAKKAAPAAKAPAKKAAPAKKAAPAAKAPAKKAAPAKKAPAKKAPPAKKAAPAAKAPAKKAAPAKKTPAEKTPAAGKKAAAKKVGAASKTVATQTATTQKAAPVTKAAPAPEKSAAPKKVRKATPSTLVVLEGEEPWSRAELNEVVKELKEHQDRLTVIVNQAEEELSGLMRDAGDGAGQDQADVGATSFERDHEFTVLAKERETLAEIERALAHIDDGSYGVCDSCGNPIGKNRLMARPHATLCLSCKQREERR, encoded by the coding sequence ATGGCTGGCACAACCCGCAAGTCCCTGGCTGGTACGGCGGCTGCCGCCGCGCGTCGGGTGATCGGTCGCCCGGCCGCCTCGACCTCCGCCTCGACCTCCGCGTCGTCGAAGAAGGCGGCGGCGAAGAAGGCCGAGAAGAAGGCCCCCGCGAAGAAGGCCGCTCCCGCGAAGAAGGCCGCTCCCGCGAAGAAGGCCGCTCCCGCGAAGAAGGCCGCGGCTCCCGCGAAGGCTCCTGCCAAGAAGGCCGCCCCCGCGAAGAAGGCCGCGCCCGCCGCGAAGGCTCCTGCCAAGAAGGCCGCCCCCGCGAAGAAGGCCGCGCCCGCCGCGAAGGCTCCCGCCAAGAAGGCCGCCCCCGCGAAGAAGGCCGCGCCGGCCGCGAAGGCTCCTGCCAAGAAGGCGGCTCCCGCGAAGAAGGCTCCGGCGAAGAAGGCCCCCCCGGCGAAGAAGGCGGCGCCCGCTGCGAAGGCCCCGGCGAAGAAGGCCGCCCCGGCGAAGAAGACGCCGGCTGAGAAGACCCCTGCTGCCGGGAAGAAGGCGGCGGCGAAGAAGGTTGGAGCGGCCAGCAAGACTGTTGCCACCCAGACCGCGACTACCCAGAAGGCAGCTCCCGTGACGAAGGCCGCCCCCGCGCCCGAGAAGTCGGCCGCACCCAAGAAGGTCCGCAAGGCGACCCCCAGCACGCTCGTCGTGCTCGAGGGTGAGGAGCCCTGGAGCAGGGCCGAGCTCAACGAGGTCGTCAAGGAGCTCAAGGAGCACCAGGACCGGCTCACCGTGATTGTCAACCAGGCCGAGGAGGAGCTCTCCGGCCTGATGCGCGACGCCGGTGACGGCGCCGGCCAGGACCAGGCCGACGTCGGCGCGACGAGCTTCGAGCGCGACCACGAGTTCACCGTGCTGGCCAAGGAGCGCGAGACGCTGGCCGAGATCGAGCGGGCGCTGGCCCACATCGACGACGGCTCCTACGGCGTCTGCGACTCGTGCGGCAACCCCATCGGCAAGAATCGGTTGATGGCGCGGCCCCATGCCACACTGTGCCTGTCATGCAAGCAGCGCGAGGAGCGTCGCTGA
- a CDS encoding RluA family pseudouridine synthase, which translates to MTSHTEQRTVFVPDGLAGERVDAAMARMFGLSRTKAADLISQGLVQVDGEAAGKSDRVDAGAMLDVTIPAERDPLEVKPELVEGIRIIHDDDAIVVIDKPVGVAVHPSPGWRGPTVVGHLAGAGFRISTSGAKEREGIVQRLDVGTSGVMVIAKSEHAYSVLKNAFRHRTVDKTYHALVQGHPDPLAGTVDAPIGRHPHHDYKFAVMADGRHSVTHYETLEAHRFASLLEIHLETGRTHQIRVHMSALKHPCVGDLTYGADPTLAKRVGLERQWLHAMRLGFEHPETGDHVIYESSYPDDLAHALEVIRDAH; encoded by the coding sequence GTGACCTCCCACACCGAGCAGCGCACGGTCTTCGTCCCCGACGGCCTCGCCGGGGAGCGGGTGGACGCCGCGATGGCGCGGATGTTCGGCCTGTCCCGCACGAAGGCGGCCGACCTGATCTCCCAGGGCCTGGTGCAGGTCGACGGGGAGGCAGCCGGCAAGAGCGACCGTGTCGACGCGGGCGCCATGCTCGACGTCACGATCCCTGCCGAGCGTGACCCCCTCGAGGTGAAGCCCGAGCTCGTCGAGGGCATCCGGATCATCCACGACGACGACGCCATCGTGGTGATCGACAAGCCCGTGGGAGTCGCCGTCCACCCCTCGCCGGGGTGGCGCGGCCCGACCGTCGTCGGGCACCTCGCCGGCGCGGGCTTCCGGATCTCCACCTCCGGGGCCAAGGAGCGCGAGGGCATCGTCCAGCGCCTCGACGTCGGCACCTCCGGCGTGATGGTGATCGCGAAGTCCGAGCACGCCTACTCGGTGCTGAAGAACGCCTTCCGCCACCGCACGGTCGACAAGACCTACCACGCGCTCGTCCAGGGCCACCCCGACCCGCTCGCGGGCACGGTCGACGCCCCGATCGGTCGCCACCCCCACCACGACTACAAGTTCGCGGTGATGGCCGACGGCCGCCACAGCGTGACCCACTACGAGACGCTCGAGGCGCACCGCTTCGCCAGCCTGCTCGAGATCCACCTCGAGACCGGACGCACCCACCAGATCCGCGTGCACATGAGCGCGCTCAAGCACCCCTGCGTCGGCGACCTGACCTACGGGGCCGACCCGACGCTCGCGAAGCGGGTCGGCCTCGAGCGGCAGTGGCTGCACGCGATGCGGCTCGGCTTCGAGCACCCCGAGACCGGCGACCACGTCATCTACGAGTCCTCCTACCCCGACGACCTCGCCCACGCGCTCGAGGTCATCCGCGACGCCCACTGA
- the ybaK gene encoding Cys-tRNA(Pro) deacylase — MAKKPKTAGGTPATVALTAAGIAFEVRAYEHDPRAESYGLEAAEALDADPARVFKTLLASLDPSTGSGQRGRLVVGIVPVTGQLDLKALARALGGSKAVMAEVAAAERATGYVAGGISPIGQKRAHPTVLDSSALNHDTILVSGGRRGFDLELAPRDLAAITAAVTATIGR; from the coding sequence ATGGCGAAGAAGCCGAAGACCGCGGGGGGTACGCCGGCCACGGTGGCGCTGACCGCCGCCGGCATCGCCTTCGAGGTGCGGGCCTACGAGCACGACCCTCGCGCGGAGTCCTACGGGCTGGAGGCGGCCGAGGCCCTCGACGCCGACCCGGCGAGGGTGTTCAAGACGCTGCTCGCCTCCCTCGACCCCTCGACGGGCTCAGGACAGCGCGGCAGGCTCGTCGTCGGGATCGTGCCGGTCACCGGGCAGCTGGACCTCAAGGCGCTGGCCCGGGCGCTGGGCGGCAGCAAGGCCGTGATGGCCGAGGTCGCCGCCGCCGAGCGCGCGACCGGCTACGTCGCGGGAGGCATCTCCCCGATCGGGCAGAAGCGCGCGCACCCGACCGTCCTGGACTCCTCCGCCCTCAACCACGACACGATCCTGGTCTCGGGCGGGCGGCGCGGCTTCGACCTCGAGCTCGCACCGCGCGACCTGGCGGCGATCACCGCAGCGGTGACCGCCACCATCGGTCGCTAG
- a CDS encoding GNAT family N-acetyltransferase, translated as MDLSLRPATAADLPAVAEVHLASRAGAGEAFPPDVHSADEARAWVAGWDLASYDVHVAELGGRVVGYTRATPTWLDDLYVLPDAQGSGVGTALLLRILAEHPHGVGLWVFESNVPAREFYARHGFLALERTDGSANDEKAPDIKLVWPGRAPLAFLRSMIDEVDLVLGDVLARRTALTRVVQGIKPTTERDPAREAEIARRVADVVPELGVERVARIVDLIIAESIAAATDTAAPGR; from the coding sequence ATGGACCTGTCGCTCCGGCCGGCGACGGCAGCGGACCTGCCGGCCGTCGCGGAGGTGCACCTCGCCTCGCGCGCCGGCGCGGGCGAGGCGTTCCCACCCGACGTGCACAGCGCCGACGAGGCGCGCGCATGGGTCGCCGGCTGGGACCTGGCGTCGTACGACGTCCACGTGGCCGAGCTGGGGGGTCGGGTCGTCGGCTACACCCGGGCCACGCCCACCTGGCTCGACGACCTCTACGTGCTGCCCGACGCGCAGGGGAGCGGGGTCGGCACCGCCCTGCTGCTGCGGATCCTCGCCGAGCACCCGCACGGGGTCGGGCTCTGGGTGTTCGAGTCCAACGTCCCGGCTCGGGAGTTCTACGCGCGCCACGGCTTCCTCGCACTGGAGCGCACCGACGGCTCGGCCAACGACGAGAAGGCTCCCGACATCAAGCTGGTCTGGCCGGGCCGTGCTCCGCTCGCCTTCCTGCGCTCGATGATCGACGAGGTCGACCTCGTCCTGGGTGACGTGCTCGCCCGCCGGACCGCGCTCACCCGCGTCGTCCAGGGGATCAAGCCGACCACCGAGCGCGATCCTGCCCGCGAGGCCGAGATCGCCCGTCGCGTCGCGGACGTGGTGCCCGAGCTCGGCGTCGAGCGGGTCGCCCGCATCGTCGACCTGATCATCGCCGAGTCCATCGCCGCGGCGACCGACACCGCAGCACCCGGCCGCTAG
- the dnaE gene encoding DNA polymerase III subunit alpha has product MSAGSTDNFVHLHVHTEYSMLDGASLLDGLFTRTSELGMPAIAMTDHGNLHGAYDFYSKAKRHGVKPIIGIEAYLTPGTARGERRRIRWGKGDLAEEGGKDVAGGGAYTHMTMWAETTEGMHNLFRLASLASLEGYYYKPRMDRELLQQYSKGIIASTGCLSGEIQTRLTLGQYDEALRAAGEFQDIFGKDNFFLELMDHGIAAERATREDLVKIARTLGLPTIVTNDTHYTNPEDADGQDALICVASGKRLSDTNRLKFDGGGYYIKSAAEMRELWSEFPDGCDNTLAIAERCNVEFTESTGGYMARADVPAGETEESWFRKEVWRGIEARYPGERTTQEVRDRVDLELGVISQKGYCGYYLVVADFIQWSKRNGIRVGPGRGSGAGSIAAYALSITDLCPLEHGLFFERFLNPERPSMPDFDIDFDDARRGEVIKYVTEKYGSERVAQIATFGRLKSKAAIKDAARVLDHGFAISDRITKALPPDVMGKGVALKDIFNADHKRYGEGGEFRALHDAEADVRTIFNTALGLEGQIRNWGVHAAGVIMSSAPIIDVVPIMARPQDGAIITQFDYPMCESLGLVKMDFLGLSNLRILEDALSNIKVNRDLDVVLEDLPFDDRPTYELMGRGDTLGVFQLDGSGMRSLLRSMQPDVFADITAVSALYRPGPMGADSHNKYARRKNGREPIEPIHPALAEALEPVLGETYGLIVYQEQVMAIAQVLAGFTLGAADNLRRAMGKKKKEELDKQYAGFQAGMLERGFPQVAIDKLWEILLPFSDYAFNKSHSAAYGVITYWTAYLKANYPTEYMAALLTSVKDDKDKMAIYLNECRRMKIQVLPPDVNESHADFTPVGHDIRFGLTAVRNVGHNVVAGIAAAREEKGRYADFNDFMEKVPALVCNKRVVESLIKAGAFDDMKHKRRALVAVHETAVDQFVDLKKNEAIGQDSLFGGLSEDDGGFGVSVTIPDIDDWDKMTLLSHEREMLGLYVSDHPLLGLEHVLSQGTDCTIGQLMLDEDRPHGSTLTVSGLITSVARRITKRGDPWATITLEDLDGAIDVLLFPSSYSLASTLLVEDNIVRIKGQLSRDKDQPELRAQEVTAPDLTQGPTGPVVISLPSTRCTPPVVAQLRDVLGTHPGMTEVQLRLLTRSSTKVLRLDDNLRVSPSPALFADLKQLLGPGCLAG; this is encoded by the coding sequence ATGTCGGCCGGTTCCACAGACAACTTCGTGCACCTCCACGTGCACACGGAATACTCCATGCTCGACGGGGCCTCGCTCCTCGACGGCCTCTTCACCCGCACCAGCGAGCTCGGCATGCCGGCGATCGCGATGACCGACCACGGCAACCTGCACGGGGCCTACGACTTCTACAGCAAGGCCAAGCGCCACGGTGTGAAGCCGATCATCGGCATCGAGGCCTACCTCACGCCCGGGACCGCGCGCGGCGAGCGCCGGCGGATCCGGTGGGGCAAGGGCGACCTCGCCGAGGAGGGCGGCAAGGACGTCGCCGGTGGTGGCGCCTACACCCACATGACGATGTGGGCCGAGACCACCGAGGGCATGCACAACCTCTTCCGCCTGGCGAGCCTGGCCAGCCTCGAGGGCTACTACTACAAACCCCGCATGGACCGTGAGCTGCTCCAGCAGTACTCCAAGGGCATCATCGCGAGCACCGGGTGCCTCTCGGGCGAGATCCAGACCCGGCTGACGCTGGGCCAGTACGACGAGGCGCTCCGGGCCGCGGGCGAGTTCCAGGACATCTTCGGCAAGGACAACTTCTTCCTCGAGCTGATGGACCACGGCATCGCCGCCGAGCGGGCCACCCGGGAGGACCTGGTCAAGATTGCCAGGACGCTGGGCCTGCCGACCATCGTCACCAACGACACCCACTACACCAACCCCGAGGACGCCGACGGCCAGGACGCCCTCATCTGCGTCGCGTCGGGCAAGCGGCTCTCCGACACCAACCGGCTCAAGTTCGACGGCGGTGGCTACTACATCAAGTCGGCCGCCGAGATGCGTGAGCTCTGGTCGGAGTTCCCCGACGGCTGCGACAACACCCTCGCCATCGCCGAGCGGTGCAACGTCGAGTTCACCGAGTCCACCGGCGGCTACATGGCCCGCGCCGACGTGCCGGCGGGCGAGACCGAGGAGAGCTGGTTCCGCAAGGAGGTGTGGCGCGGCATCGAGGCCCGCTACCCCGGCGAGCGCACGACCCAGGAGGTCCGCGACCGCGTCGACCTCGAGCTCGGCGTCATCTCGCAGAAGGGCTACTGCGGCTACTACCTCGTCGTCGCCGACTTCATCCAGTGGTCCAAGCGCAACGGCATTCGCGTCGGCCCCGGACGAGGGTCGGGCGCGGGCTCGATCGCCGCCTACGCGCTGAGCATCACCGACCTGTGCCCGCTGGAGCACGGCCTGTTCTTCGAGCGCTTCCTCAACCCCGAGCGCCCCTCCATGCCCGACTTCGACATCGACTTCGACGACGCCCGCCGCGGTGAAGTCATCAAGTACGTCACCGAGAAGTACGGCAGCGAGCGTGTGGCCCAGATCGCCACCTTCGGCCGGCTGAAGTCCAAGGCCGCGATCAAGGACGCCGCCCGCGTGCTCGACCACGGCTTCGCGATCTCCGACCGCATCACCAAGGCCCTGCCGCCCGACGTGATGGGCAAGGGCGTCGCCCTCAAGGACATCTTCAACGCCGACCACAAGCGCTACGGCGAGGGCGGCGAGTTCCGCGCGCTGCACGACGCCGAGGCCGACGTCCGCACGATCTTCAACACCGCCCTCGGCCTCGAGGGGCAGATCCGCAACTGGGGCGTGCACGCGGCCGGCGTGATCATGTCGAGCGCGCCGATCATCGACGTCGTCCCCATCATGGCGCGGCCGCAGGACGGCGCGATCATCACCCAGTTCGACTACCCGATGTGCGAGTCGCTCGGGCTGGTCAAGATGGACTTCCTGGGCCTGTCCAACCTCCGGATCCTCGAGGACGCGCTGTCCAACATCAAGGTCAACCGCGACCTCGACGTGGTGCTCGAGGACCTGCCGTTCGACGACCGGCCCACCTACGAGCTGATGGGCCGCGGCGACACGCTGGGCGTCTTCCAGCTCGACGGCTCGGGCATGCGCTCGCTGCTGCGCTCGATGCAGCCCGACGTGTTCGCCGACATCACGGCCGTCTCGGCGCTCTACCGTCCCGGCCCGATGGGTGCCGACTCCCACAACAAGTACGCCCGCCGCAAGAACGGCCGCGAGCCGATCGAGCCGATCCACCCGGCGCTGGCCGAGGCGCTCGAGCCGGTGCTGGGCGAGACCTACGGCCTGATCGTCTACCAGGAGCAGGTGATGGCGATCGCCCAGGTCCTGGCCGGCTTCACCCTGGGCGCCGCCGACAACCTCCGCCGCGCGATGGGCAAGAAGAAGAAGGAGGAGCTCGACAAGCAGTACGCCGGCTTCCAGGCCGGCATGCTGGAGCGGGGCTTCCCGCAGGTCGCGATCGACAAGCTGTGGGAGATCCTCCTCCCGTTCTCCGACTACGCCTTCAACAAGTCCCACTCGGCGGCCTACGGCGTCATCACCTACTGGACCGCCTACCTCAAGGCCAACTACCCGACCGAGTACATGGCCGCGCTCCTCACCTCGGTGAAGGACGACAAGGACAAGATGGCGATCTACCTCAACGAGTGCCGCCGGATGAAGATCCAGGTCCTCCCGCCCGACGTCAACGAGTCCCACGCCGACTTCACGCCCGTCGGCCACGACATCCGCTTCGGCCTCACCGCCGTGCGCAACGTCGGGCACAACGTGGTGGCCGGGATCGCCGCCGCGCGCGAGGAGAAGGGCCGCTACGCCGACTTCAACGACTTCATGGAGAAAGTCCCCGCGCTGGTCTGCAACAAGCGCGTCGTGGAGTCGCTCATCAAGGCGGGCGCCTTCGACGACATGAAGCACAAGCGGCGCGCGCTGGTGGCGGTCCACGAGACCGCGGTCGACCAGTTCGTCGACCTCAAGAAGAACGAGGCGATCGGCCAGGACTCCCTGTTCGGCGGGCTCAGCGAGGACGACGGCGGCTTCGGGGTGAGCGTCACCATCCCCGACATCGACGACTGGGACAAGATGACCCTGCTGAGCCACGAGCGGGAGATGCTCGGGCTCTACGTCTCCGACCACCCGCTCCTCGGCCTCGAGCACGTCCTCTCCCAGGGCACCGACTGCACCATCGGCCAGCTGATGCTCGACGAGGACCGGCCGCACGGCTCGACCCTCACGGTGAGCGGGCTCATCACGTCGGTCGCCCGGCGCATCACCAAGCGCGGCGACCCGTGGGCCACGATCACGCTCGAGGACCTCGACGGCGCCATCGACGTGCTGCTCTTCCCGAGCTCGTACTCGCTCGCCTCGACGCTGCTCGTCGAGGACAACATCGTGCGGATCAAGGGCCAGCTCTCGCGCGACAAGGACCAGCCCGAGCTCCGCGCGCAGGAGGTCACCGCTCCGGACCTCACCCAGGGACCGACCGGTCCGGTCGTGATCAGCCTGCCGTCGACGCGCTGCACCCCACCGGTGGTGGCGCAGCTGCGCGACGTGCTCGGCACCCACCCCGGCATGACCGAGGTGCAGCTGCGCCTGCTCACCCGCAGCTCGACCAAGGTGCTCCGGCTCGACGACAACCTCCGGGTGAGCCCGAGCCCCGCCCTGTTCGCCGACCTCAAGCAGCTGCTGGGGCCGGGGTGCCTGGCCGGATGA
- a CDS encoding DUF2332 domain-containing protein, with the protein MLLHGDLIDEYRDFATYAAGDSPCFEEWALGVIEDEQVLAWLATLPPIKRQPNLVFAAARWHGAPAPGSYAGLRRVLVEQELAVRATVMARATQTNEVGRLATLTPVLGLLEGPLALVEVGASAGLCLYPDRYDYDWPPVGALRGSGGRLLTATATGPVPVPVAHPEVAWRAGVDLNPLDVGDADAMAWLENLVWPEQDERRDRLRAAVEVARREPPSLRRGDLFDHVVDLVDEAAAHGTPVVLHSAVIAYLEPADRERFHDLMTGLVADARCRWISNEGRRVLPRVTGALEVPSGRFVTALDGVPVAWSHGHGHALDWLER; encoded by the coding sequence ATGCTGCTGCACGGCGACCTGATCGACGAGTACCGCGACTTCGCCACCTACGCCGCGGGCGACTCGCCCTGCTTCGAGGAGTGGGCGCTCGGTGTGATCGAGGACGAGCAGGTGCTGGCGTGGCTGGCCACGCTGCCGCCGATCAAGCGCCAGCCCAACCTCGTCTTCGCCGCGGCGCGCTGGCACGGCGCGCCCGCGCCCGGGTCGTACGCCGGCCTGCGACGGGTGCTGGTCGAGCAGGAGCTCGCCGTCAGGGCGACGGTCATGGCCCGCGCGACCCAGACCAACGAGGTCGGCCGGCTGGCCACCCTGACGCCGGTGCTGGGGCTGCTGGAGGGTCCGCTCGCGCTGGTGGAGGTCGGGGCGAGCGCCGGACTGTGCCTCTACCCGGACCGCTACGACTACGACTGGCCGCCGGTCGGAGCGCTGCGGGGGAGCGGCGGCCGGCTCCTCACCGCCACGGCCACCGGGCCGGTGCCGGTCCCGGTCGCACACCCGGAGGTCGCCTGGCGCGCTGGCGTCGACCTCAACCCGCTCGACGTGGGCGACGCCGACGCGATGGCCTGGCTGGAGAACCTGGTGTGGCCCGAGCAGGACGAGCGCCGCGACCGGCTGCGCGCCGCGGTCGAGGTGGCCCGGCGCGAGCCGCCGTCGCTGCGGCGAGGTGACCTGTTCGACCACGTGGTCGACCTCGTCGACGAGGCGGCCGCCCACGGCACGCCAGTGGTCCTCCACTCGGCCGTGATCGCCTACCTCGAGCCGGCCGACCGCGAGCGCTTTCACGACCTGATGACGGGCCTGGTGGCCGACGCGAGGTGCCGGTGGATCAGCAACGAGGGCAGGCGGGTGCTGCCGCGCGTGACGGGCGCCCTGGAGGTCCCCTCGGGTCGCTTCGTGACCGCGCTCGACGGCGTACCCGTCGCCTGGAGCCACGGACACGGCCACGCCCTCGACTGGCTGGAGCGGTGA
- a CDS encoding DUF3352 domain-containing protein, whose product MSTTPGGPNGPEFSPESSGPGSTPEYLDSSGPAMAAPGNDNKKRLVALGALVVGGAVVAGGAWAATSFFSTGAQPAEALPASTIAYASVDLDPAGGQKIEAIKTLRKFPAFTDEVNLDTDDDLRERLFEEITKSGECEGLDYADDVKPWLGSRAAMAAVDLGEDQPAAVGVVQVSDAGKAEEGMATLVETCGGSTDGEAGGWVVDGDWMVVAETKDIAQQVVDATDDGTLAADSAFGEWTGEAGDDGFMSFYVAKSAAKYLEDAAGMGNMLGVPLGDPLAMTDEPEALGFDEECFADATTSEEMDACFETSTEESPADDSASGTGSEEIPPELQQMINDFDGAAATVRFDDGSVEVEYAMSNYQKDLTKFLTSEEGVDMVSDLPEDTIAAFGFSLGDGWAQGLLDYVKTLAPDEAATIDDQLAQFETETGLSFPEDVETLLGEGVTVSVGSGIDPDAIANGGPEEIPVGIKIKGDAGDIQAVLDKISAIAGPEAEQYLQVTEGDGYAVLAFNDDYRGTLESDSGLGGSDVYSKVIDGDAQTVLFVNFDADDDWLVRLTQDEPELSKNLEPLSSFGVSGWVDGDVVHGMLKLTTD is encoded by the coding sequence ATGAGCACGACGCCGGGTGGACCCAACGGTCCGGAGTTCAGTCCCGAGTCCAGCGGTCCGGGCAGCACCCCGGAATACCTGGACAGCTCGGGACCGGCCATGGCCGCTCCGGGCAACGACAACAAGAAGCGTCTCGTCGCGCTCGGCGCCCTCGTCGTCGGCGGTGCCGTCGTCGCAGGTGGGGCGTGGGCCGCGACCAGCTTCTTCTCGACCGGTGCCCAGCCCGCCGAGGCACTGCCCGCCTCGACGATCGCCTACGCCAGCGTCGACCTCGACCCGGCCGGTGGCCAGAAGATCGAGGCCATCAAGACGCTCCGCAAGTTCCCGGCCTTCACCGACGAGGTCAACCTCGACACCGACGACGACCTGCGTGAGCGCCTCTTCGAGGAGATCACCAAGTCCGGCGAGTGCGAGGGCCTCGACTACGCCGACGACGTCAAGCCGTGGCTCGGCTCTCGCGCGGCGATGGCCGCCGTCGACCTCGGCGAGGACCAGCCGGCCGCGGTCGGGGTGGTCCAGGTCAGCGACGCCGGCAAGGCCGAGGAGGGCATGGCCACCCTGGTCGAGACCTGCGGCGGCAGCACCGACGGCGAGGCCGGCGGCTGGGTCGTCGACGGGGACTGGATGGTCGTCGCCGAGACCAAGGACATCGCGCAGCAGGTCGTCGACGCCACCGACGACGGCACGCTCGCCGCGGACTCCGCCTTCGGCGAGTGGACCGGCGAGGCCGGCGACGACGGCTTCATGTCGTTCTACGTCGCCAAGTCGGCCGCGAAGTACCTCGAGGACGCAGCCGGGATGGGCAACATGCTCGGGGTCCCGCTGGGCGACCCGCTGGCCATGACGGACGAGCCGGAGGCGCTGGGCTTCGACGAGGAGTGCTTCGCCGACGCCACCACGTCGGAGGAAATGGACGCCTGCTTCGAGACCTCGACCGAGGAGTCCCCGGCCGACGACTCCGCGTCGGGCACCGGCTCGGAGGAGATCCCGCCGGAGCTGCAGCAGATGATCAACGACTTCGACGGCGCGGCGGCGACGGTCCGCTTCGACGACGGCTCGGTCGAGGTCGAGTACGCCATGAGCAACTACCAGAAGGACCTGACGAAGTTCCTCACCAGCGAGGAGGGCGTCGACATGGTCTCCGACCTCCCCGAGGACACCATCGCCGCCTTCGGCTTCTCCCTCGGCGACGGCTGGGCCCAGGGCCTGCTCGACTACGTCAAGACCCTCGCGCCCGACGAGGCCGCCACGATCGACGACCAGCTCGCCCAGTTCGAGACCGAGACCGGCCTGTCGTTCCCCGAGGACGTCGAGACCCTCCTCGGTGAGGGCGTGACCGTCTCCGTCGGCAGCGGCATCGACCCCGACGCCATCGCCAACGGCGGACCGGAGGAGATCCCGGTCGGCATCAAGATCAAGGGCGACGCCGGCGACATCCAGGCCGTCCTCGACAAGATCAGCGCGATCGCGGGCCCGGAGGCCGAGCAGTACCTCCAGGTCACCGAGGGCGACGGCTACGCCGTGCTCGCCTTCAACGACGACTACCGCGGCACGCTCGAGAGCGACAGCGGCCTCGGCGGCAGCGACGTCTACTCGAAGGTCATCGACGGTGACGCCCAGACGGTGCTGTTCGTGAACTTCGACGCCGACGACGACTGGCTGGTCCGGCTCACCCAGGACGAGCCCGAGCTCAGCAAGAACCTCGAGCCGCTCTCGTCGTTCGGGGTCAGCGGCTGGGTGGACGGCGACGTCGTCCACGGCATGCTCAAGCTGACGACCGACTGA